In Paenibacillus hexagrammi, the following are encoded in one genomic region:
- a CDS encoding carbohydrate ABC transporter permease yields the protein MEQQAAAVNAKVTTRKRSRSLQKGETLAGFLFVSPMLIGVSVLILLPILATIVLSFADWNFVAGWNGIKWTGFENFQKLFHDMQFIRSVRNNLVFLLAVPIYMIISMILAILIDKYVYAKSYFKIAYFMPYVSSIVAVAVVWQVLFQPSYGPINEFLKSIGISDPPKWIADPNFALISIMMITVWTSIGFNMIIYIAGLQSIPKDLYEAADIDGANTWTKFTKITFPMLSSTSFFLLITGIISTFKVFDIIAVLTQGGPIGSTSMMVWYLYDTAFVNLKIGYASSMATVLLLFVLLITWGQWVAQKKWVNY from the coding sequence ATGGAACAACAAGCTGCAGCAGTGAACGCCAAGGTCACTACCCGCAAACGTTCCCGTTCCCTGCAAAAAGGGGAGACGTTGGCAGGATTCCTATTTGTCAGTCCTATGCTGATTGGAGTAAGCGTGCTGATCTTGCTGCCTATTCTGGCGACGATCGTACTCAGTTTCGCAGATTGGAACTTTGTAGCAGGTTGGAACGGCATCAAGTGGACAGGATTTGAGAATTTTCAAAAATTATTTCACGATATGCAATTTATTCGCTCGGTCCGCAATAACCTGGTATTTTTGCTGGCTGTGCCGATTTACATGATCATTTCGATGATACTTGCGATCTTGATCGACAAGTATGTGTACGCCAAGAGCTACTTCAAAATTGCCTACTTTATGCCTTATGTATCCAGTATCGTAGCGGTAGCGGTCGTGTGGCAGGTGCTGTTTCAGCCATCGTATGGACCGATTAATGAGTTTCTGAAATCGATCGGGATCAGCGACCCGCCGAAATGGATTGCAGATCCGAACTTTGCGCTTATCTCTATCATGATGATTACCGTTTGGACTTCGATTGGATTTAACATGATCATCTATATCGCAGGATTGCAATCTATACCGAAAGACTTGTATGAAGCTGCGGATATCGATGGAGCGAACACTTGGACCAAATTTACGAAGATTACGTTTCCGATGCTGTCTTCAACTTCGTTCTTCCTTCTGATTACGGGAATTATCTCAACGTTTAAAGTGTTTGATATCATTGCCGTTCTAACACAAGGCGGACCAATCGGTTCCACCTCCATGATGGTATGGTATCTCTATGATACAGCTTTTGTGAACTTAAAAATCGGATATGCCTCTTCGATGGCTACCGTCTTACTGCTCTTCGTCCTTCTTATCACATGGGGGCAATGGGTTGCGCAGAAGAAATGGGTTAATTATTAA
- a CDS encoding sensor histidine kinase produces MIEIRVTLENKMLHLTIKDNGTGMSVQQVEALKAKISSSPPPDSGQEDLGGGFSGIGLRNVFERMKLTFGDGFRLDVISNPGDGTCIVMKIPYREEAEDV; encoded by the coding sequence ATGATTGAAATTCGTGTAACGCTGGAGAATAAAATGCTGCATCTGACGATTAAAGATAATGGAACAGGCATGTCGGTCCAGCAAGTAGAGGCTTTAAAGGCCAAAATCAGTTCAAGTCCCCCACCGGATTCCGGCCAGGAGGATCTAGGCGGCGGCTTCTCCGGCATTGGACTGCGAAATGTATTCGAACGGATGAAGCTCACCTTCGGTGATGGATTCCGGTTGGATGTCATTAGCAATCCAGGCGACGGCACCTGCATTGTCATGAAGATTCCGTATCGAGAGGAGGCAGAGGATGTATAA
- a CDS encoding cache domain-containing sensor histidine kinase produces the protein MWNRIRSAFTFRSIRYKLMIASLACILLPAACSLYFYNYWTQDAVKKQATSNAQESLMLVNQLVTGMIKNMLNIANYVQSNTQFSTYFKIVPNEHGSNEADIYDRFREENRITEQLENIGTWTDRFYVTILLADGRYFTNYSQADYNPLNFYKESWFPEVERLKGFQSYWTGPTPAVFQQDQLDHPSPYQISVVRTIRNGDQSILGYVIVTVMENQIHQIFDKLSTEEEVMIVDRSNHIVSHPDPKMVGTTYDYSRLNERNQASSIVPIEGENYLITEQMLSFTDWHLVYQQPYKKAIVNISTIFNKVLSFQLIFFLIFLLLLLYLLSTFTKPLVLLGRAATKVQKGNLLIRTGIHGQDEVGRLGFSFDQMLDKINDMIHEVSDTQSRKRKAELAMLQAQINPHFLFNVLNSIRMKVMRRGDQESAEMIGSLSKLLRMTVSQDKDVITLHEEIDLLGSYVSLMNMRQKEEAQLVCDVDSNAFLVKVPRFFCSRLSRMP, from the coding sequence ATGTGGAACCGTATTCGTAGCGCGTTCACCTTTCGGTCGATTCGATACAAGCTGATGATAGCTTCGCTTGCGTGTATTCTGCTGCCTGCAGCGTGTTCTCTGTATTTTTATAATTATTGGACGCAGGATGCGGTCAAGAAGCAAGCCACCTCCAATGCACAGGAATCCCTGATGCTTGTGAATCAATTGGTGACAGGCATGATCAAAAATATGCTGAATATCGCCAACTACGTGCAATCCAACACACAATTCAGCACCTATTTCAAAATCGTACCTAATGAGCACGGTTCCAATGAAGCGGACATCTACGACAGGTTCCGGGAAGAAAACAGGATTACGGAGCAATTGGAGAATATCGGTACATGGACGGATCGCTTTTATGTCACGATTCTGCTGGCCGACGGGCGATACTTCACGAACTACTCGCAAGCTGACTATAATCCTCTAAATTTCTATAAGGAAAGCTGGTTTCCCGAAGTGGAGAGGCTCAAGGGATTCCAGTCTTATTGGACAGGTCCGACTCCGGCCGTGTTCCAGCAAGATCAGCTTGATCATCCCAGTCCTTATCAAATTTCGGTCGTAAGAACCATACGGAATGGGGACCAATCCATTCTGGGCTATGTGATAGTCACGGTGATGGAGAATCAGATTCATCAGATTTTTGACAAGCTGTCGACGGAGGAGGAAGTGATGATTGTTGACCGCAGCAATCATATCGTATCCCATCCCGATCCGAAGATGGTTGGAACAACGTATGACTATTCCAGACTTAATGAACGGAATCAAGCGTCGAGCATTGTACCCATAGAGGGAGAGAATTATCTCATCACGGAACAGATGCTCTCCTTCACAGATTGGCATCTGGTTTATCAGCAGCCTTATAAGAAAGCGATCGTGAATATAAGCACCATTTTTAATAAAGTTCTCAGCTTTCAATTGATATTTTTCTTGATTTTTTTACTGCTTCTCTTGTATTTACTCAGTACGTTTACCAAGCCGCTGGTACTTCTTGGGCGGGCGGCTACCAAAGTTCAGAAGGGCAATCTGCTGATCCGAACGGGTATTCATGGACAGGACGAGGTAGGGAGGCTCGGATTTTCATTTGACCAGATGCTCGATAAGATTAATGACATGATTCATGAAGTGTCGGACACACAGTCCCGAAAGCGGAAGGCGGAGCTGGCGATGCTGCAAGCGCAGATTAACCCGCACTTTCTTTTCAATGTGCTGAACTCGATTCGAATGAAGGTCATGCGCCGCGGGGATCAGGAAAGTGCGGAGATGATCGGCTCTTTATCCAAGCTGCTTCGAATGACGGTAAGCCAAGACAAAGACGTGATCACCCTGCATGAGGAAATCGATCTGCTTGGAAGCTATGTGAGTCTGATGAATATGCGTCAGAAGGAAGAAGCGCAGCTGGTTTGCGATGTGGATTCTAATGCCTTTTTAGTAAAGGTTCCGCGCTTTTTTTGCAGCCGATTATCGAGAATGCCTTGA
- a CDS encoding putative holin-like toxin — translation MTLMFMFGMFILALLTYLKKK, via the coding sequence ATGACGTTAATGTTCATGTTCGGCATGTTCATTCTCGCGTTGCTCACCTATCTCAAAAAGAAATAG
- a CDS encoding helix-turn-helix transcriptional regulator codes for MDRISDGEYPPETVKDWMLKLVLDMKLKLQSRQITRSAYTADTLHKEIIDIDSLSEMKAWLFEHLRAVVDWTGKASASNLRPEVAEACKYVSLHLDKRISLEEVSDHLFLNPSYFSRLFKKEMGETFIEYITRMKMERAKELLDQTTHSVGKICELLGYDNQSYFIKIFKTHSGVTPLEYRG; via the coding sequence ATGGATCGAATTAGCGATGGCGAATACCCACCGGAAACCGTGAAGGACTGGATGCTTAAGCTCGTGCTCGATATGAAGCTGAAGCTTCAATCCAGGCAAATTACCCGTTCCGCTTATACGGCGGATACGCTTCACAAGGAAATTATTGATATTGACTCGCTCTCCGAGATGAAGGCATGGCTGTTCGAGCATTTGCGGGCGGTTGTAGATTGGACCGGCAAGGCGAGCGCGAGCAATCTGCGTCCGGAGGTCGCGGAGGCTTGCAAATATGTATCGCTGCATCTCGATAAGAGAATCAGTCTGGAAGAGGTGTCGGACCATCTGTTCCTCAACCCGAGCTATTTCAGCAGGCTCTTCAAGAAAGAAATGGGAGAAACCTTCATTGAGTACATCACTCGTATGAAGATGGAACGAGCGAAGGAGCTGCTTGATCAAACAACTCATTCTGTCGGTAAAATTTGCGAGCTGCTCGGCTATGACAATCAGAGTTATTTTATTAAAATTTTCAAGACTCATTCCGGCGTGACGCCTCTGGAGTACCGGGGGTAA
- a CDS encoding ABC transporter substrate-binding protein, producing MKKKLWSSVVASGLVLSVVAGCSSAPSNNSASTPAATGGQATSASKEQVNLRLYAFDGRDTTYNWTPTIAAFEKANPGIKVELVGLSEKGDTQEATKKLDLAAASGETMDIVMFSDPASYAQRVNLGMAAPIDEFIAKDGNYKEEEEYKVDTHLNGKVYALPGKFNPWYVLLNKDHLDEAGLKVPTDWTWDDFADYAKKLTKGEGTSKRYGTYFHGPQNGGWLEYLKLAMENQPQDSDILKADGTSNLDSPNFKKTLELRVKMEKEDKSAVPYADMISQKLAYRTQFFNQSASMLAIGSWMNTELGGTEKVPLNFNVAVAPFPKNNASDPIGYTPVTTDFVSVAASSKHKEEAYKFVRWYTTEGQLVQGKNVPSWSKVKSEDLTKIIDTILSATKNPEKVDKASLIKTLQVSKASQMVPAASYQAEVYKALNEEFEKLIFGKQDIDTTVKNSQDRTNQIIAANKK from the coding sequence ATGAAAAAGAAATTATGGTCCAGTGTAGTCGCTTCAGGTCTCGTACTTAGTGTCGTGGCGGGCTGCAGCTCCGCACCGTCGAATAACAGCGCTTCCACACCGGCGGCTACTGGCGGTCAAGCGACGTCAGCATCCAAAGAACAGGTAAATCTTCGACTCTATGCATTTGACGGTAGGGATACAACGTATAACTGGACGCCAACGATCGCAGCTTTTGAAAAAGCGAACCCAGGAATTAAAGTAGAGCTTGTGGGCTTGAGTGAAAAAGGCGATACCCAAGAAGCAACGAAAAAGCTTGACTTGGCTGCTGCTTCCGGCGAAACGATGGATATCGTGATGTTCAGTGACCCTGCGAGCTATGCACAGCGTGTAAACCTGGGTATGGCTGCCCCTATTGATGAGTTCATCGCCAAGGACGGCAATTACAAAGAAGAAGAAGAGTACAAAGTAGATACTCACCTCAACGGCAAAGTGTATGCGCTTCCTGGTAAATTCAACCCATGGTATGTCCTTCTGAACAAGGATCATCTGGATGAAGCAGGACTGAAAGTACCTACGGATTGGACTTGGGACGATTTCGCAGATTATGCGAAAAAACTGACGAAAGGCGAAGGAACCTCCAAACGTTACGGAACATACTTCCACGGTCCTCAAAACGGCGGTTGGCTGGAATACTTGAAACTGGCTATGGAAAACCAACCCCAGGATTCCGATATTCTGAAAGCAGACGGAACTTCCAACTTGGATAGCCCTAACTTCAAGAAAACGCTTGAGCTTCGTGTCAAAATGGAGAAAGAAGACAAATCCGCGGTTCCTTACGCAGATATGATTTCCCAGAAACTTGCTTACCGCACACAATTCTTTAACCAATCCGCTAGTATGCTGGCCATCGGCAGCTGGATGAATACAGAGCTTGGCGGAACGGAGAAGGTACCTTTGAACTTCAACGTAGCTGTAGCTCCATTCCCTAAAAACAACGCGAGCGATCCGATCGGTTACACGCCTGTGACAACAGACTTCGTATCCGTAGCGGCTAGTTCCAAGCATAAGGAAGAAGCGTACAAATTCGTTCGTTGGTACACAACGGAAGGTCAGCTTGTTCAAGGTAAGAACGTTCCATCCTGGAGCAAAGTGAAATCTGAGGACCTGACTAAAATCATCGATACGATTCTAAGCGCTACGAAAAACCCTGAAAAGGTCGACAAGGCTTCTTTGATCAAGACGCTACAAGTATCGAAAGCATCTCAAATGGTTCCTGCAGCTTCCTATCAAGCTGAAGTTTACAAAGCGCTGAACGAAGAGTTCGAGAAGCTGATCTTCGGCAAACAGGATATCGATACAACGGTGAAAAACTCTCAAGATCGCACGAATCAGATTATCGCCGCAAACAAAAAATAA
- a CDS encoding B12-binding domain-containing radical SAM protein has protein sequence MKVIVSTLNAKFIHTSLALRYLKAFCEKDFDVDIVEYTIKDPAMNIVSDLYQKAPDVLGFSCYIWNIEETIHIIRMIKKIMPNLLIVLGGPEVSYDTEYWMNRIPEVDFIVMGEGEETLHQLLQEISTTQKYHFVYGLAYRKGEEVVIMPGRPKLKLDDIPSPHRFIEDIPNLPNRVVYFETSRGCPFSCQFCLSSIEVGVRYFDMERTKRDILYLIDSGAKLIKFVDRTFNIKRDYAMEMFEFLIANHRGTVFQFEITADIMRPEVLDYLAENAPPGIFRFEIGVQSTNDATNELVQRRQNFSKLTRTVTKVKQSGKIDQHLDLIAGLPEEDYQSFRKTFNDVFELGPEELQLGFLKMLRGTGMRNDAHKYGYVYMDHAPYEILGNDILPFTDLIRIKRVEDVLEKYWNAHRMDHTVSYLIANEFDSAFDFFQEFGDYWEERGWQKIGHQLEDLFTRLRDFLVHRQTKQMPIIEGLMKLDYFLGHKYRPRKIWWDFTLDKQEQSAYLRLLAERPELADGGFSQLRISEKDLHKHVMLEVLPFDLQGYLQNGIMQMSSPQLLIVYFPPDAQQPASFYTMPLQQAAVM, from the coding sequence ATGAAAGTCATTGTATCTACATTAAACGCAAAGTTCATCCACACCTCTTTGGCGCTTCGATATTTGAAAGCGTTCTGTGAGAAAGATTTCGATGTGGATATTGTTGAATATACGATTAAAGACCCAGCCATGAACATTGTTTCGGACCTGTATCAAAAGGCCCCGGATGTGCTGGGCTTTTCCTGTTATATTTGGAACATTGAAGAGACGATTCACATCATCCGCATGATAAAGAAGATCATGCCGAACCTCTTAATTGTACTTGGAGGGCCCGAGGTCTCCTACGATACGGAGTACTGGATGAACCGGATTCCCGAGGTCGATTTTATTGTCATGGGAGAAGGGGAGGAGACGCTCCATCAGCTTCTTCAGGAAATCTCCACGACGCAGAAGTATCATTTTGTGTATGGACTGGCTTACCGTAAAGGCGAAGAAGTTGTGATCATGCCGGGAAGACCGAAGCTTAAGCTCGACGATATTCCGTCACCGCATCGGTTTATTGAGGATATTCCAAATCTGCCGAATCGGGTTGTTTACTTTGAGACGAGCAGGGGCTGTCCGTTCTCCTGCCAATTCTGCCTATCGAGTATTGAGGTTGGCGTACGTTATTTTGACATGGAGCGGACGAAGCGGGACATTCTGTATTTGATTGATTCGGGAGCGAAGCTGATCAAGTTCGTGGACCGCACCTTTAATATTAAACGCGACTATGCGATGGAAATGTTTGAGTTCCTGATCGCCAACCATAGAGGCACGGTGTTTCAATTTGAAATTACAGCGGACATCATGCGTCCTGAGGTCCTAGACTACTTAGCGGAGAATGCGCCTCCCGGTATATTCCGATTCGAAATTGGCGTGCAATCGACCAATGACGCAACGAACGAGCTGGTGCAGCGCAGGCAAAACTTCTCTAAATTAACGAGAACCGTCACCAAGGTGAAGCAAAGCGGCAAGATTGATCAGCATTTGGATCTCATCGCCGGACTGCCGGAGGAAGATTACCAATCGTTCCGCAAGACGTTTAACGACGTATTCGAGCTTGGACCGGAAGAGCTTCAATTGGGATTTTTGAAAATGCTGCGCGGCACAGGGATGCGCAATGACGCGCATAAGTACGGCTATGTGTATATGGACCACGCGCCTTATGAAATTCTGGGCAATGACATCCTGCCGTTCACGGATTTGATTCGTATTAAGCGGGTAGAGGACGTACTCGAAAAATATTGGAATGCGCACCGGATGGATCATACCGTCAGCTACTTGATTGCGAATGAATTTGACTCTGCCTTCGATTTCTTTCAAGAATTCGGCGATTACTGGGAAGAACGCGGCTGGCAAAAGATCGGTCACCAGCTGGAGGACCTGTTCACCCGTCTTAGAGACTTCCTGGTCCATCGTCAGACGAAGCAGATGCCGATCATCGAAGGCCTCATGAAGCTGGACTACTTCCTGGGCCATAAATATCGACCGCGCAAAATCTGGTGGGATTTTACGCTGGACAAGCAGGAGCAATCGGCCTACCTGCGTCTGCTGGCCGAGCGTCCAGAGCTGGCGGACGGCGGCTTCAGCCAGCTCCGCATCAGCGAAAAAGATCTCCACAAGCATGTCATGCTTGAGGTGCTGCCCTTCGATTTGCAGGGGTACCTGCAAAACGGCATCATGCAGATGAGCAGCCCGCAGCTGCTCATCGTCTACTTCCCGCCGGACGCGCAGCAGCCGGCGAGCTTCTATACCATGCCGCTGCAGCAGGCTGCGGTCATGTAA
- a CDS encoding heparinase II/III family protein, with product MGQFILACSGEAFIADLGSGEYTAGYFGAERYTYACNSSLGHSVPIINGCLQEAGQAYKAVVQNVELTEEADVFELDIAGAYTVPHLRQLVRRFVWHKSEKPVLELVDTYAFTAEPQSIVERFVTRTEPLQESAGTIVVPGSNGQSLRIHYDQDAIHPVIVPSVYSDHFGVPTPWYAIDFSVKQPAETTVVSVRFEYIHESI from the coding sequence GTGGGACAGTTCATCCTTGCCTGCAGCGGAGAGGCCTTTATCGCAGATTTGGGCAGCGGGGAATACACAGCGGGCTACTTTGGCGCGGAGAGGTATACGTATGCCTGCAATAGCTCATTAGGGCACTCTGTACCTATCATTAATGGGTGTTTGCAAGAAGCGGGGCAGGCTTATAAAGCGGTTGTACAGAATGTGGAACTGACGGAGGAAGCGGATGTGTTCGAGCTCGATATAGCCGGAGCTTACACAGTGCCTCATTTGCGGCAGCTTGTAAGAAGATTCGTTTGGCACAAGTCCGAGAAGCCAGTGCTGGAGCTAGTTGACACGTATGCGTTTACAGCCGAGCCGCAAAGCATCGTGGAGCGTTTTGTAACAAGAACCGAGCCTTTGCAGGAATCGGCAGGCACTATTGTCGTTCCAGGAAGTAATGGGCAGAGCCTTCGGATTCATTATGACCAGGATGCGATTCATCCTGTGATTGTTCCATCCGTGTATAGTGATCATTTTGGAGTTCCAACCCCGTGGTATGCGATTGATTTCAGTGTTAAGCAGCCTGCGGAGACGACCGTCGTTTCAGTGCGCTTTGAATATATTCATGAATCTATATAA
- a CDS encoding glycoside hydrolase family 88 protein: MHNWVEGAWQKTLEKVERTSQRIGSQFPHASNGGTYVLEQPYWWTAGFWPGILWLLHSESGNERLRKLAEECEETLDQVLHDYYRLDHDMGFMWTLTSIANYKLNQAPESRRRAFLAANLLAARFNLQGRYIRAWNPWREGEDNAGIAIIDCCMNMPLLFWASKESGDPRYRHIAEAHLDTVVEHFIRPDGSVYHIVNFDPVTGERIEGLGGQGFAPESGWSRGTAWALYGLTLAYHHTGKETYLAAAKRVAHYFISQLPEDHVPHWDFRLPPEITKYRDSSAGSCAASGLLLLADKVPAVESEVYRKAGERILESLYTNYGAWDDPAEEGLILNGTSHYPEGKNIDVPLIYGDYYFVEGLARLKGAKLIFWE, encoded by the coding sequence ATGCATAATTGGGTAGAGGGAGCATGGCAAAAGACGTTAGAGAAGGTAGAGCGGACCAGCCAGCGTATCGGTTCACAATTTCCTCATGCAAGCAATGGAGGAACGTATGTATTGGAGCAGCCTTACTGGTGGACGGCCGGATTCTGGCCGGGAATTTTATGGCTCCTGCACAGCGAAAGCGGTAATGAGCGCCTAAGGAAGCTGGCCGAGGAGTGCGAAGAGACGCTCGATCAGGTGCTGCACGATTATTATCGCCTTGATCATGATATGGGCTTTATGTGGACGCTGACCAGCATAGCGAATTACAAGCTGAACCAGGCGCCAGAATCTAGGCGCAGAGCATTTTTGGCAGCCAATCTGCTGGCTGCGCGCTTTAACCTGCAAGGCCGCTACATTCGCGCGTGGAACCCTTGGAGAGAAGGAGAGGATAACGCCGGCATTGCGATCATCGACTGCTGCATGAACATGCCGCTGCTCTTCTGGGCGTCGAAGGAAAGCGGAGATCCCCGCTATCGGCACATCGCAGAGGCTCACTTGGACACGGTTGTTGAGCATTTTATCCGTCCGGACGGTTCGGTGTATCATATCGTGAATTTCGACCCCGTCACTGGAGAGCGCATCGAAGGACTTGGAGGTCAAGGGTTCGCGCCTGAGTCCGGTTGGTCAAGAGGCACAGCGTGGGCGCTGTACGGCCTCACCCTGGCTTATCATCATACGGGGAAAGAGACCTATCTGGCCGCAGCCAAGCGCGTTGCCCACTACTTTATTTCTCAACTGCCCGAAGATCATGTGCCGCACTGGGATTTCCGACTGCCGCCTGAAATTACCAAGTACCGCGACTCCTCTGCAGGATCATGTGCCGCAAGCGGACTGCTTCTTTTAGCCGACAAAGTACCTGCTGTAGAGAGTGAGGTATACCGGAAAGCCGGTGAGCGCATCCTGGAATCGCTGTACACGAACTATGGAGCTTGGGATGATCCAGCGGAAGAAGGCCTCATCCTGAATGGAACGAGCCACTATCCGGAAGGGAAAAATATTGATGTGCCGCTGATTTACGGCGACTACTATTTCGTCGAGGGCTTGGCCCGCCTCAAGGGCGCGAAGCTGATCTTCTGGGAGTAG
- a CDS encoding response regulator — translation MYKVMLVDDDYPVIELLSEAIPWEELGLRLIGTHDNGLDAWEQARMDLPDIVITDIGMPKMNGLEFIGLLKKEKPNVRVAILSCHSEFQFAQQAMRMNVQEYLLKDTLNPVDLERLLGQFKESLDTEQQVSGQQSRLLHMVDETREVRKEQWIRNFLHQPVLSPQEWRKEAASYGLLEEGSSCIAAVGRVESFRQAKLRFLSVQTLRFAINNVLEEVMQSLHIQGLHIGYGSKESILLFSYRPDLKTNVYDQIAIALKTIQEALLKTLKLQMSFVIGDSADSPEELKAKLLPLLENDAQRFYQIPGSMIRKKASKPAETGSGSVYFL, via the coding sequence ATGTATAAGGTTATGTTGGTTGACGATGATTATCCGGTTATTGAGCTGCTGTCAGAGGCGATTCCTTGGGAGGAGCTCGGCCTCCGCCTGATCGGTACGCATGATAACGGTTTGGATGCCTGGGAGCAAGCGCGCATGGATTTGCCGGATATTGTCATTACGGATATCGGAATGCCCAAGATGAATGGATTGGAGTTTATCGGTTTGTTAAAAAAAGAGAAGCCGAATGTACGTGTTGCCATTCTCTCCTGCCATAGTGAATTCCAGTTTGCCCAGCAGGCGATGCGCATGAACGTACAGGAGTACTTATTGAAGGATACGCTTAACCCTGTTGATTTGGAGAGGCTGCTTGGTCAATTTAAGGAAAGCTTAGATACGGAACAACAGGTTAGCGGTCAACAATCCCGTCTCCTGCATATGGTCGATGAAACCAGGGAAGTGCGTAAAGAACAGTGGATTCGCAATTTTTTGCATCAACCGGTGTTATCCCCTCAGGAGTGGAGAAAAGAAGCGGCTTCCTATGGTTTGCTGGAAGAGGGAAGCTCTTGCATTGCAGCCGTGGGACGGGTCGAGTCGTTTCGCCAAGCCAAGCTGCGGTTCCTATCTGTACAAACCTTGCGCTTCGCCATCAACAACGTGCTCGAGGAAGTTATGCAGTCCTTGCACATACAAGGTCTTCACATCGGCTACGGGTCCAAGGAATCCATCCTGCTGTTCTCTTACCGTCCCGACCTGAAAACGAATGTCTATGACCAAATCGCTATTGCGCTGAAGACGATTCAGGAGGCTCTTCTTAAAACACTGAAGCTTCAAATGAGCTTTGTGATTGGAGACAGCGCAGACAGTCCTGAAGAGCTCAAGGCCAAGCTGCTTCCACTACTGGAGAACGATGCGCAGCGGTTTTATCAGATTCCGGGCTCGATGATCCGCAAGAAAGCTTCTAAGCCTGCAGAAACAGGGTCAGGATCTGTTTACTTTTTATGA
- a CDS encoding carbohydrate ABC transporter permease encodes MNSTTLEHIRKSIITLIMFAGSILFLMPFIWMIVTSFKAESEVFVYPMQWIPHEWRAIENYKEVWLGESKFYLYYWNSIKVAVLTTLISCLISSLAAYGFSKVQFKASKWLFLIVLVTYMIPTQAVLVPQFILYRAIGLFDSHLGLVALGCFSVLGTFMLRQFFMGLHNDYIESAKIDGAGHFKIFYFIALPLVRPAVATYAILRFIWTWNDYQNPLIFIRSEKLLTLQIAIQKFTSMSGEFYSLIMAGTVSAILPLIIVFIIGQKSVIEGIAVGGVKG; translated from the coding sequence ATGAATTCTACAACACTAGAACATATCCGCAAGTCTATCATTACGCTGATTATGTTTGCCGGAAGTATTTTGTTCTTAATGCCGTTCATTTGGATGATTGTGACCTCATTCAAAGCGGAGTCGGAGGTATTCGTATATCCGATGCAATGGATTCCGCATGAATGGAGGGCCATTGAGAATTATAAAGAAGTGTGGCTGGGAGAGAGCAAGTTCTACTTATATTACTGGAACTCGATCAAGGTTGCCGTTCTCACAACACTGATTTCCTGTCTGATCTCATCACTGGCAGCTTACGGCTTTTCCAAAGTCCAATTTAAAGCAAGCAAGTGGTTGTTCCTGATTGTACTTGTCACCTACATGATTCCGACACAAGCGGTTTTGGTGCCGCAGTTCATTTTATACCGTGCGATCGGTTTGTTCGACAGCCATCTGGGCTTGGTCGCGCTGGGCTGCTTCAGTGTACTGGGGACATTCATGCTGCGCCAATTCTTTATGGGACTGCATAATGATTACATTGAATCTGCCAAAATCGATGGAGCGGGTCATTTCAAAATCTTTTATTTCATCGCTCTGCCGCTAGTCAGACCTGCTGTTGCTACTTACGCGATTCTTCGCTTCATTTGGACATGGAATGATTATCAGAATCCGCTGATTTTCATTCGCTCTGAGAAATTGCTTACTCTGCAAATTGCTATCCAAAAATTCACTTCCATGAGCGGCGAGTTCTACTCCCTGATTATGGCTGGTACCGTGTCTGCCATTCTTCCTTTGATCATCGTGTTCATCATTGGACAGAAGAGTGTCATCGAGGGTATTGCCGTTGGCGGTGTGAAAGGCTAA